Proteins from a genomic interval of Candidatus Krumholzibacteriia bacterium:
- a CDS encoding PorV/PorQ family protein, which produces MTAACLVMALFSAQAAAQTKVGTTIAQFVAIEPSARIAAMGNAGAAVAEGIQAVYYNPAALGSLERTTFQFSHGIWFADIRHEYAAAAIALGDWGNTFVSVTSLNSGDIEVRTVTQPLGTGELYSVRDVALSVGYGRQVTPRFAAGAQFNYMSETIWNSTLDAFSFSFGTVYRITGSGLTLGASVLHFGTKSGFDGRDLVIQYDADPTRYGDNSALPAAQATDEFPVPAQFRIGLSYPRRLSPTSKLLLSMDAFHPNDNTEGVSLGWEWSWKETLALRAGYQTLGQQDTELGPTAGIGLSGVIASRRFEFDYGWASHTVLPEVHRFTFVLGM; this is translated from the coding sequence ATGACAGCCGCATGCCTGGTGATGGCGCTGTTCTCGGCCCAGGCGGCGGCGCAGACGAAGGTGGGGACGACCATCGCGCAGTTCGTCGCCATCGAGCCCAGCGCCCGCATCGCCGCCATGGGCAACGCCGGCGCCGCCGTCGCCGAGGGCATCCAGGCCGTCTACTACAACCCGGCGGCGCTGGGTTCCCTGGAACGCACGACCTTTCAATTCAGCCACGGCATCTGGTTCGCCGACATCCGTCACGAGTATGCCGCCGCCGCCATCGCCCTCGGCGACTGGGGCAACACCTTCGTCAGCGTCACGTCGCTCAACTCCGGGGACATCGAGGTGCGCACCGTGACGCAACCACTCGGCACCGGAGAGCTCTACAGTGTGCGGGACGTGGCGCTGAGCGTCGGCTACGGGCGGCAGGTGACGCCCCGCTTCGCCGCCGGGGCGCAGTTCAACTACATGAGCGAGACGATCTGGAACAGCACCCTGGATGCTTTCAGCTTCAGCTTCGGCACCGTGTACCGCATCACCGGCTCCGGCCTCACTTTGGGTGCGAGCGTCCTCCACTTCGGCACCAAGAGCGGTTTCGACGGCCGCGACCTGGTGATCCAGTACGACGCCGATCCGACGCGCTACGGCGACAACAGCGCCCTGCCGGCGGCGCAGGCCACCGACGAGTTCCCCGTGCCGGCGCAGTTCCGCATCGGTCTCAGCTATCCCCGGCGACTCAGCCCCACGAGCAAGCTGTTGCTCAGCATGGACGCCTTCCATCCCAACGACAACACCGAGGGCGTGAGCCTGGGCTGGGAGTGGTCGTGGAAGGAAACTCTGGCGCTGCGCGCCGGCTACCAGACCCTGGGGCAGCAAGACACCGAGCTCGGCCCCACCGCCGGGATCGGCCTGAGCGGTGTCATCGCCTCGCGTCGTTTCGAATTCGATTATGGCTGGGCCTCGCACACGGTCCTGCCGGAAGTGCATCGTTTCACCTTCGTCCTCGGCATGTGA